The Colias croceus chromosome 3, ilColCroc2.1 genome includes a region encoding these proteins:
- the LOC123706409 gene encoding Golgi apparatus protein 1, with protein sequence MIYSRIICVLVIYLLNCFICAQSFGTFKSARERYRADLGECGPFEKQCSHLDDDLALLSCALNITHSNKTQLPFICQHKIWLHQSELLDNVFLESKIKTSCSNEPIILDCLNSVDNIIDCVLKRKPSVKDKTCWKTINKIESLIFNDWQITKSFLKNCFDDIQALSCGRIPPDPRSLSQMHTLKCIQNHEQSLKPECQSEITVLQEMKYSTLQMDKLVFAACNLDQKNFCPDEVPGTLSMYKCLIRHKYENGMSKRCQDQLFYAQRNIVMNYRMSKGLVKSCKEDIRKYHCRKGVVDDKDVRLAQILLCLENVARNESLRVTPECISEMTEHRKMLMDDYRLSPELMQNCANDITTLCKSVETGGKTIHCLMEHARPKRRKDKRISLACQKSLEVLIQEADPAEDWRVDPILRKACKPVVDRACREVNGGNGRVMSCLMEKLGTAQMSSDCEAALIQIQYFVSRNFQLDPQLYKACRYDAVTQCKAKLQWADASEHQSQKDPLILPCLYKYAYESELKGMLLPACEQQVRRVMQQRAISVDLLPEIADTCIDDLANLCFENTDKGEEIQCLQSKIKELGPKCREIVTNFTETQSGHIELNAIVSSNCRVPIEKLCSSELKTKTEMDDGILDCLIRRKSDPEIKTNLKCRAAIEHEQLISLKNYRFTRKFKNACKSYVLRFCPKAQTKSQVVSCLSEIVRNDTISKRKHTIYKECRQQLRSQLFQQKENVDLDPELKEACKKDLFELCPRIPHGESAALECLQTAKTKLSESCRKAIFVVRKQEFTDNAIDYRLVTTCSDMIDLYCHNTDPSTLLDCLKAHREAADFDKSCKYVVTNRMIEQNMDYRFNNNLQNACKGDIQKHCSQIILNEPQEELQGKVLYCLKEQFRASKLEKACENELANVLKEQALNYRLDPLLGKLCKAEIQTICAIPNDSITNSDGQVEECLKNALLNRKIVSAECKREVVQIIEETEVDIEADPLLERACALDLLKYCKDLEHGSGRRLKCLKIILNDGNRKLEAECEKELSSRLEMYRYVAAVNVVENLGDVYNEISTSPSKKYFLVVGFSIIGLIFIFGLYCGRVTKKAMYVKRK encoded by the exons ATGATCTATTCTAGAATTATTTGTGTTCTTGTGATATACTtactaaattgttttatatgtgCTCAGTCCTTTGGAACTTTTAAATCTGCAAGAGAACGATACAGAGCAGATTTAGGCGAGTGTGGGCCGTTTGAAAAACAATGTTCACATTTGGACGATGATTTAGCCCTACTTTCTTGTGCACTCAATATAACACACAGTAATAAAACGCAGTTACCGTTTATTTGCCAACATAAAATATGGTTACATCAATCAGAACTCTTGGACAATGTTTTTCTtgaaagcaaaataaaaacatcttGTTCGAATGAACCAATCATTTTAGATTGCTTGAATTCTGTAGACAATATAATTGACTGTGTTTTAAAACGTAAACCAAGTGTCAAGGATAAAACTTGTtggaaaacaataaacaaaattgagtctttaatatttaatgattgGCAAATAACCAAAAGTTTTTTGAAGAATTGCTTTGACGACATACAAGCATTATCATGTGGGCGAATACCCCCAGACCCAAGAAGTCTTTCTCAAATGCacacattaaaatgtattcaaaACCATGAACAAAGTTTGAAACCTGAATGTCAATCTGAAATTACAGTACTTCAGGAGATGAAATATAGTACCCTCCAAATGGATAAATTAGTATTTGCTGCATGTAATTTAGATCAGAAAAACTTTTGTCCTGATGAAGTACCTGGAACTCTTTCAATGTATAAATGTCTGATTAGACATAAATATGAGAATG gTATGTCAAAAAGATGTCAGGACCAACTATTTTATGCTCAAAGGAATATAGTAATGAACTATAGAATGAGTAAAGGTCTGGTTAAATCATGTAAAGAAGACATAAGAAAATATCATTGTCGTAAAGGTGTTGTTGATGACAAAGATGTGCGTCTTGCTCAAATTTTGCTTTGTTTAGAAAATGTGGCAAGAAATGAGTCATTGAGAGTAACACCAGAATGTATTTCTGAAATGACAGAACATAGAAAGATGCTCATGGATGATTACAGACTTTCACCTGAGCTAATGCAAAATTGTGCAAATGACATTACAACTCTGTGCAAAAGTGTTGAAACTGGTGGAAAAACCATACACTGTCTTATGGAACATGCAAGACCAAAAAGACGTAAGGACAAAAGAATAAGCTTAGCATGTCAAAAATCTTTGGAAGTATTGATTCAAGAGGCAGATCCAGCTGAAGACTGGAGGGTAGATCCTATTTTACGTAAAGCATGCAAGCCTGTTGTTGATAGAGCCTGCAGAGAGGTTAATGGAGGCAATGGTAGAGTTATGTCCTGTCTAATGGAAAAACTGGGTACTGCACAAATGAGCTCAGATTGTGAAGCTGCTTTGATACAGATACAATATTTTGTGTCAAGGAACTTCCAATTAGATCCACAGTTGTACAAAGCTTGCAGATATGATGCAGTCACTCAGTGTAAAGCTAAATTGCAGTGGGCTGATGCCAGTGAGCATCAGTCACAAAAGGATCCACTAATTCTCCCTTGCCTATATAAATATGCTTATGAGTCTGAGTTGAAAGGAATGTTGCTACCAGCATGTGAACAACAAGTCAGAAGAGTAATGCAACAAAGGGCAATAAGTGTTGACCTACTCCCGGAAATAGCTGATACTTGTATAGATGACTTGGCAAATTTATGCTTCGAAAATACAGACAAAGGTGAAGAAATTCAATGCCTGCAAagcaaaataaaagaattggGACCCAAATGCAGGGAGATAGTCACAAATTTTACAGAAACTCAAAGTGGTCACATAGAACTAAATGCAATAGTTAGTTCTAATTGTAGAGTACCTATAGAAAAATTATGTTCGTCTGAATTGAAGACTAAGACTGAAATGGATGATGGCATTTTAGATTGTCTAATTAGACGAAAAAGTGATccagaaataaaaacaaatttaaaatgcaGGGCTGCTATTGAGCATGAACAATTGATCtcattgaaaaattataggtttacaagaaaatttaaaaatgcatGTAAGTCTTATGTATTAAGGTTCTGTCCCAAAGCACAAACAAAAAGCCAGGTTGTGTCTTGCTTGAGTGAAATAGTGAGAAATGATACGATaagtaaaagaaaacataCAATTTACAAGGAATGTCGCCAACAATTAAGAAGTCAGCTCTTTCAACAAAAGGAAAATGTGGATTTAGATCCTGAACTTAAAGAAGCTTGTAAGAAAGACCTCTTTGAGCTATGTCCTAGAATCCCACATGGGGAATCAGCAGCTTTGGAATGCCTACAAACAGCAAAAACGAAACTAAGCGAATCTTGTCGAAAAGCTATATTTGTTGTAAGAAAACAAGAATTCACCGACAATGCAATTGATTATCGTCTTGTCACCACTTGTAGTGATATGATTGATTTGTATTGCCATAACACTGATCCCTCCACTTTACTGGATTGCTTGAAG GCTCATCGAGAAGCAGCAGACTTTGATAAGTCCTGTAAATATGTTGTGACGAATAGAATGATCGAACAAAATATGGATTATCGTTTCAACAATAATCTTCAGAATGCTTGCAAGGGAGATATACAAAAGCACTGTTCAcaaattattt taaaCGAACCACAGGAGGAATTACAAGGCAAAGTCTTATATTGCTTAAAAGAGCAATTTAGAGCTTCGAAACTTGAAAAGGCGTGTGAAAATGAATTGGCCAATGTACTCAAGGAGCAAGCATTGAACTACCGTCTTGATCCTCTCCTTGGAAAATTATGTAAAGCGGAAATACAGACGATTTGTGCCATCCCAAATGATTCAATAACTAATTCTGATGGACAG GTAGAAGAGTGTTTAAAAAATGCTCTTTTAAATCGTAAAATTGTATCGGCTGAATGTAAAAGAGAAGTAGTACAAATTATTGAAGAAACTGAAGTGGATATAGAAGCCGATCCGCTACTGGAGCGAGCTTGTGCATTAGATTTgcttaaatattgtaaagatCTGGAGCATGGCTCTGGTAGAc gTTTGAAgtgcctaaaaataatactcaACGACGGTAATAGAAAACTTGAAGCAGAATGTGAAAAAGAATTATCCAGTAGGCTAGAAATGTACAGATATGTTGCAGCT gTAAATGTTGTTGAAAATCTGGGTGATGTGTACAATGAAATTTCAACATCgccatcaaaaaaatatttcttagttGTAGGCTTCTCAATTAtaggtttaatttttatatttggttTGTATTGCGGCAGAGTAACAAAGAAAGCTATGTATGTAAAAAggaaatag
- the LOC123706417 gene encoding DNA primase large subunit-like, with protein sequence MDFKIKRKSVKSAVTGSRIETYPHDLQMYKVPPIEDISLQEFETLALERLTLLRTLATATTLKGLRMYSDEWNEFVISELRNQGIKYYVRLCEKSACGISEVDLEARRKDHIAHFILRLAYCRTEELRRWFISRELELFRMRFMTMNSDAVDKFFTLNHLYYTNISDEEKNEVIINLRESTHHQNIDNMKFYKVKFYEVLDLVRARKVYIKGGYAYIPHKDFISVLTAQYRAHLKQSLAIAYHHLSEIEQDERLVCLLKGLHQSYAGNDYSDSKAAIPIESIDSLSVKSFPLCMRQLHENLRSAHHLKHGGRFQYGLFLKGIGVTLEDSLKFWRDEFTKIMDLDKFEKQYAYNVRFNYGKEGSKKNYSPLNCLRIINGNVGPGDCHGCPFKHCDASNLKNKLKGYGYDGQAINEVVEMAKKGHYQIACSKYFDAVHNSDLGLGINHPNQYFEESQKIVKGGIKLEPKKESKPIIKNEQSNIEEMDLDENF encoded by the exons atggatttcaaaataaaaagaaagtcTGTGAAATCTGCAGTGACAGGAAGTCGCATAGAAACATATCCCCATGATTTACAAATGTATAAAGTTCCCCCTATTGAAGATATAAGCTTGCAAGAATTTGAAACTTTAGCTTTAGAGAGGCTTACATTATTAAGAACATTAGCTACTGCAACTACTTTAAAAGGTCTGCGAATGTATTCTGATGAATGGAACGAATTCGTTATAAGTGAATTACGGAACCAAGGAATAAAGTACTATGTTAGGTTGTGTGAAAAATCCGCTTGTGGCATATCAGAAGTAGATTTAGAAGCAAGACGCAAAGATCATATAGCTCATTTTATACTTCGACTTGCCTATTGCAGAACTGAAGAACTCAGGCGTTGGTTTATTTCACGGGAATTAGAATTATTCAGGATGCGGTTTATGACCATGAACAGTGATGCTGTTGATAAATTTTTCACCCTAAACCATCtgtattatacaaatatatctgatgaagaaaaaaatgaaGTTATTATAAATCTAAGGGAATCAACCCACCATCAAAACATtgataatatgaaattttacaaagtaaaattttatgaagttCTTGATTTAGTCAGAGCTAGGAAGGTTTATATAAAAGGAGGGTATGCATACATTCCACATAAAGACTTCATATCTGTATTAACAGCACAATATAGAGCACACTTAAAACAAAGTCTTGCAATTGCATACCATCATTTAAGTGAAATAGAACAGGATGAAAGATTAGTTTGTTTATTGAAGGGATTGCATCAGTCTTATGCAGGAAATGACTATAGTGATTCTAAAGCTGCTATTCCCATTGAAAGTATTGATTCACTCTCAGTTAAGTCATTCCCATTATGTATGCGCCAACTGCATGAGAATCTAAGATCAGCTCATCATTTGAAACATGGAGGCAGATTTCAGTATGGTTTGTTCCTTAAGGGCATAGGGGTGACCTTAGAAGACTCCTTAAAGTTCTGGCGGGATGAATTCACAAAGATAATGGATTTAGATAAGTTTGAAAAGCAGTATGCTTATAATGTCAGATTCAATTATGGTAAAGAGGGTAGTAAAAAGAATTACTCCCCATTAAATTGCTTAAGAATTATTAATGGCAATGTGGGTCCTGGTGATTGCCATGGCTGTCCATTTAAACACTGTGATgcaagtaatttaaaaaacaaattaaaaggATATGGATATGATGGTCAAG CAATCAATGAAGTTGTGGAAATGGCAAAGAAAGGTCATTATCAAATAGCATGCAGTAAATACTTTGATGCAGTGCACAACTCTGATCTTGGTTTAGGGATAAATCACCCCAACCAGTACTTTGAGGAAAgtcaaaaaatagttaaaggCGGCATAAAATTGGAACCGAAAAAGGAAAGCAAACCTATCATCAAGAATGAGCAAAGCAATATAGAAGAAATGGACttggatgaaaatttttaa